CCACGGTGGAATTCGCCGTCACCTTAGCCAATAATAAATAGGGGGTAACGCATGGACTTCCTGGGACTTGAGAACAAAACTATCCTTGTTTTTGGGGTAGCCAACAAGAAGAGCGTGGCCTATTTCGTGGGCCAGGCTCTATCTGAGGCAAAGGCGGAGGTCGTCTATGTCGTCCGCTCTCCGGAGAGGAAAGAAAGCGTCTCCAAGCTTCTTCCTGAGGCTATCATCTACACGTGTGACGTAGAAAGGGAAGGGGAAATCACCAAACTGGCTGACGACATTTCGAAGAAATATCCCAAGATTCACGGGATTGTTCACTCCATCGCCTTCGCCAACTACGAAGGCGGCATAAAGCCATTCCATGAAACAAGGAAAAAGGACTTCCTCCAGTCCGTTGATATCTCCTGCTATTCTCTGATCAGCATTGCCAATACCTTCAAGAACCTGCTCGACGAAAAGGCCTCCGTGGTTGCCATATCCATATCAACAACCAGAATGGCAGTGGAGACCTATGGCTTCATGTCACCGGTGAAGGCAGCGCTGGATTCCACCATCTGCTTTCTGGCCAAGTCCTTCAGCGTCTTCTCCCAGGTGCGGTTCAATTCGGTAAACCCCGGACTCCTGAAAACATCTGCCTCAGCA
This genomic stretch from Chloroflexota bacterium harbors:
- a CDS encoding SDR family oxidoreductase, translated to MDFLGLENKTILVFGVANKKSVAYFVGQALSEAKAEVVYVVRSPERKESVSKLLPEAIIYTCDVEREGEITKLADDISKKYPKIHGIVHSIAFANYEGGIKPFHETRKKDFLQSVDISCYSLISIANTFKNLLDEKASVVAISISTTRMAVETYGFMSPVKAALDSTICFLAKSFSVFSQVRFNSVNPGLLKTSASAGIPGYIDYYLFAEHLALRKKALDTKEVANTVAFLLSERSSGINAQGIIVDGGMSVNAFDKDIVKKTLRPG